DNA sequence from the Plodia interpunctella isolate USDA-ARS_2022_Savannah chromosome 19, ilPloInte3.2, whole genome shotgun sequence genome:
AGAACGTCACAGGCCGGACTGCCAACTTTAGATTGTTGAAAATCAATTGGAATGCAGTCCAATTTTCCGTCTTGCTAAAAGCAAAATGttacaatgaaattattaatcacGAACAAGACGTGCGGTCTCGGTTAATAGTATATCATATAGAATAGAACTACTAAATATCCTTCATAAGGTAAACGAAGCCTTGGCTAttaataagaaacaataacattccaaaAGATGACTGATGTCAGGCGTTGGCTGGTTGAAATCACAACCGAATCTAGAAATTTACGCTGACATCGGGCTTTGCAgcttcacagccccgaataTAAACGTGAATATGAGGTTGagaaatacagaaatattaacaaaatgcctaatcctactaaaattataacgctaaaatttgtgaaatctactgcacggatagttatgaaatttggtactcggatagaatataaacaGGAATAAcacagagtactttttatcccgaaattttcGATTGCAGCTAGTTATCTATACTAATTAAATGACTCTACAGATTTTATTATCACAAgtcatcaaaaatatctattactaATGAGAGCATCATGATATGACGATTGGCCCACGcatggcccaagcatggtgcagtatcctcaaaacatatgtaattgatttatgacattattacgtacgttttgtacatttaactttatatatatattgtgtgacaattttcaataattttattggaaatacaacttttattttatttattcattcaaattttgacatttttaataatgatgtaaattcgtcctcctaatttttaatatatgtataagacctatatttgttaattgacgtccttggagaaaaggctgcggtgaagtttcttcacctgcgctttggaagccggcagtagacttagtttaagtaatttttttgacgtcataaGTATATCatactaaattgaataaacaattttgaatttgaatttgacgaCTAATGAgttatctattttaatacagatgatattattattacgaacaaaaacttattctactaaagttattttaataaacgttATAATTAAGTCTCATATCAGACGCCTTATAGCGACATGACcgaaatctgacaccagtgttagcaattaacacactcgaaaagaaaaagaagaacgTTAAATAGTATTACTTACTTCCTTGAACATCATATTGTTAATCCAAGCATCGCCATGTATAACTACGGTGGATTTCGTCGTCGCCTCGATTTTATCCAGATTTTCCAGCATATCTGGCAATTGGCTTGTAAGAACTTCAAAAACTTTCTCATAATCATTGTCGTTCACTATAGCTTTAGAATTATTCACCATCATTATCAATTGCTGGTAAAATCCAGGCATTTTGATCATGCCGCTAAAAACATTGTgaagtttttttgttgtaaactCAAATGCTTCAGAATTTTTTGATCTCCAGACAAAGGAGAGTGAATGCATTATAGcaaattttttcaaaattattttcacgcTTTCATTTGTAAGTGGTTTCATTTTATCCTTCATTGCGTAGTTATCTAAATCTTCCAAAAGGATTAATTCATTTGGTTGTTCGATTATTATGCCATAGCACTCTGGTGCTCTAAATGCATAATTCTCATTAGATATATCACTTTTATGTTGtagttcataaaatttacgaaATATTTCACCGAACATGACGCTTTCATTATTGAACCACATAGAAGCGCCAAAGGCTCTAGTTAATtcattgactggtgcaatttTTGCgatcattttgaaaatatctttACCATTTTCTTCGATGGTCATACGTTTGACGTTAGCCACAAAATTATCTCCTGCCTTGCCAACtgctttaatattaattttacaatcttTATAACCTTTTTTCTCAAGCACTTGTAGAATGTATTCTTTTTGCTTTGTGCTTATACTATCTGTTTCGCCTTCAAACT
Encoded proteins:
- the LOC128678404 gene encoding uncharacterized protein LOC128678404 — translated: MSGFKFEGETDSISTKQKEYILQVLEKKGYKDCKINIKAVGKAGDNFVANVKRMTIEENGKDIFKMIAKIAPVNELTRAFGASMWFNNESVMFGEIFRKFYELQHKSDISNENYAFRAPECYGIIIEQPNELILLEDLDNYAMKDKMKPLTNESVKIILKKFAIMHSLSFVWRSKNSEAFEFTTKKLHNVFSGMIKMPGFYQQLIMMVNNSKAIVNDNDYEKVFEVLTSQLPDMLENLDKIEATTKSTVVIHGDAWINNMMFKEQDGKLDCIPIDFQQSKVGSPACDVLHLIFTSTDHETRLQHFKTWIDYYYTQLDQCLTNHGLDTNLVYPKKEFDADVKRYSKLYFVIGFFMFSMMFIKTEDAAALKEMQEKSTGDTNEMFANAAELFARIDCESLRGRLVGLVDSFREFDFIDI